One region of Oncorhynchus mykiss isolate Arlee chromosome 8, USDA_OmykA_1.1, whole genome shotgun sequence genomic DNA includes:
- the LOC110529617 gene encoding scavenger receptor class A member 3, with translation MKESYSGYENQLFKEEDLTGEEEEMPSFRGRTRGGCVKCQKTYSLQLAVKVLYGFFVFLIIAVAVLASLVFRKVDNLSEEESFYHKKITKVQQSIQDLSTTRNCSDCFDMAHFSEEISRLKREFEDLQKMILGQEQVLDQASQTQQTLKAARSRMTRDMQNYSVSIRLINQSLERYLDQVDGWKAVITETDESMKTLSQDQYDLKATVNQVNTTVALNSLWMDALQRKTNEETLVLQKMTVDWQNYSRVLSGLKSNSSTTTQTVRSIQSGISATHQRISMSSEMVHDLTLQVMNLQMQLDNVTSFMDEHEENMHDLQYHSKYYQNRTGERFITLDARMDSIEMEIDTISSSINATVSHVQSMYKYINIESTSCQTRMGSHTEDLQNLNNTVLLLMHLAVTLRQQYMLLSVRLDVDARNLSMVMEEMKLVDTHHTQLIQNFTILKGAPGPPGPKGNRGEGGGKGPVGLTGNKGDKGPAGNRGPLGEKGPIGPKGAQGEPGPTGARGGVGVKGVKGSLGQPGPRGERGEKGDMGTIGKDGIPGPKGPLGIQGQAGLPGIHGLPGPRGKPGPVGPHGPPGIPGQPDLPAFPDTVS, from the exons ATGAAAG AAAGCTATTCCGGATACGAGAACCAGCTCTTTAAAG AGGAGGATCTTACTGGGGAGGAAGAAGAGATGCCTTCCTTTAGAG GAAGAACCAGAGGTGGCTGTGTGAAATGCCAGAAGACATATTCTCTGCAGCTGGCCGTCAAAGTGCTCTACGGTTTTTTTGTCTTCCTGATCATagcagtggcagtgctggcatCACTAG TATTTAGGAAGGTCGACAACTTATCAGAAGAGGAATCCTTTTATCATAAGAAGATTACTAAGGTCCAGCAAAGTATACAAG ATCTCAGCACTACCAGAAACTGCTCTGACTGCTTCGACATGGCCCACTTCAGCGAGGAGATCAGTAGGCTGAAGAGGGAGTTTGAGGATCTCCAGAAAATGATCCTGGGACAGGAGCAGGTCCTGGATCAGGCCTCCCAGACCCAGCAGACCCTGAAGGCAGCCAGAAGCAGGATGACCCGAGACATGCAGAACTACTCTGTGTCCATCAGGCTCATCAACCAGTCCCTGGAGCGTTACTTAGACCAGGTGGACGGTTGGAAGGCGGTCATCACCGAGACGGACGAGAGCATGAAGACTCTGTCTCAGGATCAGTATGACCTCAAGGCCACGGTGAATCAGGTCAATACCACGGTGGCCCTCAACTCCTTGTGGATGGACGCCCTGCAGAGGAAGACCAATGAGGAGACATTGGTCCTGCAGAAGATGACGGTGGACTGGCAGAACTACAGCCGGGTGTTGAGCGGTCTGAAGTCCAACTCAAGCACCACCACTCAGACGGTGAGGAGCATCCAGAGTGGGATCTCGGCCACGCACCAGAGGATCAGCATGAGCTCGGAGATGGTGCACGACCTCACCCTGCAGGTGATGAACCTGCAGATGCAGCTGGACAATGTCACCTCCTTCATGGACGAGCACGAGGAGAACATGCACGACCTCCAATACCACTCCAAGTACTACCAGAACCGGACGGGCGAGAGGTTCATCACCCTGGATGCTCGCATGGACTCCATCGAGATGGAGATCGACACCATCTCATCCAGCATCAACGCCACGGTGAGCCACGTGCAGAGCATGTACAAGTACATCAACATCGAGAGCACGTCATGCCAGACGCGGATGGGTAGCCACACGGAGGACCTGCAGAACCTGAACAACACGGTGCTGCTACTGATGCACCTGGCTGTCACCCTGAGGCAGCAGTACATGCTGCTGAGCGTCCGTCTAGATGTGGACGCCAGGAACCTGTCCATGGTCATGGAGGAGATGAAGCTAGTGGACACGCACCACACCCAGCTCATCCAGaacttcaccattctcaaag GCGCACCGGGCCCACCTGGTCCAAAGGGGaacagaggggaaggaggaggcaAAGGTCCAGTTGGCCTGACAGGAAATAAAGGAGACAAGGGCCCAGCAGGGAACCGTGGTCCTCTGGGAGAGAAGGGCCCTATCGGGCCTAAAGGAGCTCAGGGGGAGCCAGGACCAACAGGGGCCAGAGGCGGAGTGGGTGTCAAAGGGGTGAAGGGTTCTCTGGGTCAACCAGGTCCACGTGGCGAGAGAGGCGAGAAGGGAGACATGGGTACTATTGGTAAGGATGGAATACCAGGTCCCAAAGGGCCACTGGGAATACAGGGCCAAGCAGGGCTCCCAGGGATCCACGGGCTGCCTGGCCCAAGAGGAAAGCCTGGGCCTGTTGGTCCACACGGGCCTCCCGGAATTCCTGGCCAACCAGATCTGCCAGCTTTCCCAGACACGGTGTCTTGA
- the LOC100136120 gene encoding clusterin-1 (The RefSeq protein has 3 substitutions, 1 frameshift compared to this genomic sequence), whose protein sequence is MRKSDDESIRVNSGPWLLLVSAQCLLPPSKDDLSQISLLGMKYLDKQIENAISGVKEMKTVMERSGEDHEKFLSALEKTSQQKEDALKAAQEMETKLSEEQEVCNGTMQSLWEECKPCLKNTCIKYYSRTCSSGAGLVGRQLEEVLNRTSPFSIWINGENMDVLEREDQEQSWRFQNLEERYSNVADGVDSIFTDSMRVFDHMRSLNPPMLPSPYRMPSIWGQGERANERAKAGEVHSRVVRSPLKDPDFHGFHNMFAPMMDMAWNIFGSMGPFMDADANFDINPSEEGSVNEDVVVTKPSGMTCREIRRNSAGCIKLRGECEKCVAIQDIDCSGKKPLTGPLKEELEQALAMAEKFTQEYNKQLRRFEEKMSNTSSLLDLFSKQFGWVSALANNTDTKDGIFQIETVMSKDTEDPEKPGDTNVSVQLFNTPAMTFSVPGDITWNDPKFSEVVAQEALDRYKQTTVVVK, encoded by the exons ATGAGAAAAAGTGATGATGAAAGCATTAGGGTCAATAGTGGGCCTTGC TTGCTCCTGGTCTCTGCTCAGTGTCTACTGCCTCCATCCAAGGACGATCTAAGCC AGATTTCCCTCCTCGGAATGAAGTACCTGGACAAGCAGATAGAAAATGCTATCAGTGGGGTGAAGGAGATGAAGACAGTGATGGAGAGGTCTGGAGAGGACCATGAGAAGTTCCTGAGTGCCCTGGAGAAAACTTCACAGCAAAAAGAG GATGCTCTGAAGGCAGCTCAGGAGATGGAGACGAAGCTGAGTGAGGAGCAGGAGGTGTGTAACGGCACCATGCAGTCTCTGTGGGAGGAGTGCAAGCCCTGCCTGAAGAACACCTGCATCAAGTACTACTCCAGGACCTGCAGCAGTGGCGCTGGACTAGTCGGCAGACAG CTGGAAGAGGTTCTGAACAGGACCTCTCCATTCTCCATCTGGATCAACGGGGAGAACATGGATGTTCTGGAGCGAGAGGACCAGGAGCAGAGCTGGAGGTTCCAGAATCTGGAGGAGCGTTACTCCAACGTGGCCGATGGGGTGGACAGCATCTTCACTGACAGCATGAGGGTGTTTGACCACATGCGCTCCCTCAACCCTCCCATGTTCCCCAGCCCCTACCGCATGCCCAGCATCTGGGGTCAGGGTGAGAGGGCCAATGAGAGAGCAAAGGCGGGCGAGGTGCATTCCCGTGTGGTCAGGTCCCCTCTGAAGGACCCAGACTTCCATGGGTTCCACAACATGTTCGCTCCCATGATGGACATGGCCTGGAATATCTTTGGCTCCATGGGGCCTTTCATGGATGCAGATGCTAACTTTGACATCAACCCCTCAGAGG AGGGGAGTGTGAATGAGGATGTTGTTGTGACAAAGCCTTCCGGTATGACCTGCAGAGAGATACGTCGCAATTCTGCTGGCTGCATTAAACTGCGAGGAGAGTGTGAAAAATGTGTAGCGATCCAGGATATTG ACTGCTCTGGGAAGAAGCCTCTGACTGGTCCTCTGAAGGAGGAGCTGGAGCAGGCCCTGGCCATGGCTGAGAAGTTCACCCAGGAGTACAACAAGCAGCTGAGGAGGTTTGAGGAGAAGATGTCTAACACATCCAGCCTGCTGGACCTGTTCAGCAAGCAGTTTGGCTGGGTGTCTGCCCTGGCCAACAATACCGACACCAAGGATGGAATCTTCAAGATTGAAACA GTCATGTCCAAGGACACGGAGGACCCTGAGAAACCAGGGGACACCAACGTGTCTGTGCAGCTGTTTAACACCCCTGCCATGACCTTCAGTGTGCCTGGAGACATTACCTGGAACGACCCGAAGTTCTCAGAGGTGGTGGCACAAGAGGCCCTTGACCGCTACAAACAGACAACAGT AGTGGTGAAGTAA